A segment of the Odoribacter splanchnicus DSM 20712 genome:
TGATTTGTTTATCGATCTGAATAAGGAAACAACTGCATTAATCAAATTTGTATTACAACATACTCAGGCTTCTTGTATTGTAGGGATGAAAAAGGAGGGAGGAGTGGCCGATATTGTGATCGACGAAGTGACCGAACCTTTCGGCCTTGTAAATAAATTGAACGTAATATTATCGGGGATAAACAAATACTAACATGGACAGACTTATCGGTACAGGAGTGGCCTTGGTTACTCCATTCGACGAACAGCAACGAATAGACCGGGAATCTCTGTACCGTCTGGTGAATTATGTCATCGACGGTGGGGTGGATTTTTTGGTGGCATTGGGAACTACGGCAGAGACTGCGACTTTATCGGCCGACGAAAGAGCGGTGGTGGTACATACGATTCTCGAAGCCAATCAGGGGCGTCTTCCCGTGATTGCCGGTATCGGAGGGAATAATACGGCGGAGGTGATCCGTGAACTTCAAACGGCCACCTGGTTGAAAGCTTGTCAGGGTATACTGAGCATAACTCCTTGTTATAACAAACCGACTCAAAGGGGGCTTTACGAACATTTTAAAGCGATTGCCGCTGCTTCGCCGCTGCCTTTGTGTTTATACAATGTTCCGGGGAGGAGTGGGGTGAATATGGAAGCTGCGACTGTAGCGGCTTTGTCACACGATTGTCCCAACATTATCGCTGTGAAGGAAGCTTCCGGCCGTTTCGATCAGGCTACGGCTATTCTAAAATCCAAACGGGCCGAT
Coding sequences within it:
- the dapA gene encoding 4-hydroxy-tetrahydrodipicolinate synthase, coding for MDRLIGTGVALVTPFDEQQRIDRESLYRLVNYVIDGGVDFLVALGTTAETATLSADERAVVVHTILEANQGRLPVIAGIGGNNTAEVIRELQTATWLKACQGILSITPCYNKPTQRGLYEHFKAIAAASPLPLCLYNVPGRSGVNMEAATVAALSHDCPNIIAVKEASGRFDQATAILKSKRADFAALSGEDALLLPLMSLGFEGVISVIANVLPNDYACLVKSALQGDYPTARRIHLDRAELCKALFEEGNPAGIKAALHAAGIIRQNTLRLPLTPVSDALYNKIIGLLKLH